CATCCGTCGGAGATGAGGGCGGTTTTGCTCCCAGCCTTAATTCCAATGAAGAGGCGTTAAGCTTAATCATCGAGGCGATAAAAAAAGCCGGGTATGTCCCCGGCCGCGATATTTCTTTAGCCTTGGATTGCGCTGCCAGTTCTTTCTGCAAAGACGGCAAATATACCTTTGAAGGCTCGGTGAAAACTTCCGCGGATTTAATCGCTATTTATGAAGGATGGCTTTTGAAATACCCTATTTTGTCTATCGAAGACGGGCTCTCCGAGCATGATTGGAGCGGCTGGCAGGAGATGACCAAAAGAATCGGCGCTAAAGTACAGCTGGTGGGGGATGATATTTTTGTGACTAATCCCAAGATATTCAAAAAAGGGATTGCGGAAAATATAGGCAATGCTATACTGATTAAGGTTAATCAGATTGGCACGCTTTCGGAAACGCTTGAGACAATCGCGATTGCCAAAAAGAATAAATATAACGCTATAATTTCGCATCGTTCCGGCGAGACCGAAGACACAACTATCGCCCAGCTGGCGGTAGCCACCGGCGTGGGCCAGATAAAAACCGGTTCTTTGTCCCGCACCGACAGGATCTGTAAATATAACGAGCTCTTAAGGATTGAAGAGGAGCTGGGTAAAAAAGCAATTTACGCGGGGAAGACTTGGAAGAGATAAATGCTCTCCACGCTGAGAAGGTCATTTTGGCTTTTTGGGTTCGCAGTTTTGCTGCTGGTTTTATTCCTGCCGGGTTATACAAAGCTGCAGGAATCAAGGATTAAGAATCGCAAGCTGGAAGAGAATTTCCGCAAGATGGCAGTTGAAAACTACCTTTTGCAGGAAGAGCTCAAGCGGATTGAAAATGATCCGGTTTATCAGGAAAAGATCGCCCGGGATAAGATGGGCGTGGTAAGAAAAGGGGAGATCCCGATTAAGATCTTCTCCGAGAAGAAAAGATAAAGTCTCGCTTTTTTAAAGCGATCAATGGTATAATATAGTTGTTCTTTAAAAAGTTTCGCGGGGTGGAGCAGCCTGGTAGCTCGCAAGGCTCAATTTTGGGCTCTTCAGCCGGTAACGGTTGAAGGATAACCTGTCAAATTCGGTGAAGCCTTAATTTGCAAAGGTAATACCGAGCCAAGTTCGCCAATATTTGTGGTGAAAAGGTGTAGAGACTAAACGGCAGGGGCCCGCCATAGGATTTTGGCGGGTCAAGATATAGTCCAGACTACGAATCCACTATTTGTGGAGCAGCGTAAGCTGAAGTAGCAAGCATAACCTTGAGGTCGTCCGTTCAAATCGGGCCCCCGCAACCAACTAAACCCGCTTTAAAGAGCGGGTTTTTTTGTTATTATTTTTTAAATGAAGATGGTATAATTAAAACCTATGAGCCCGCAGAGAATCTTAAAAACAAAAATCGGAGAGATGTTAATCGAGCGCGGTTTGATATCCAAAGAACAGCTGTCTACGGCATTAGCGCAGCAGAGAGAAAAAGGCGGCTACCTCAGTCAGCATCTTATAGCGTTAGGTTTTGTAAGCGAGGTACATATAGCTGAGTGCCTTGCCAGCCAATATGGTTTTGCGTATCTGCCCTTAGACAGGTATCAGATTTCCCCCCAAACGTTAAAAATTATACCATTTAAATTAATTAATATTTATTCACTCCTTCCGATAGAGAAAGCAGGGAATTCTTTAGATGTAGTTATGGCTGACCCGTTGAATGAAGGTGTTATCGATATGCTTAAACATATCAGCGGCTGCGATATCGAAGTTTTTATCAGCACATACAGCCAGATAAGGCAGGCAATAGATACTTATTTTCATGCTGAAATGCAAGATACCAGCCTGGGCAGGCTTGATGCGGTGGAATTGATCAAGGAGGATATGCTTGAGTCATTCATCCAGGTTAAAGATTACGGCAGTGGCAGGGAAAAGAGGAGATATAAGAGGAAGGATGTAGACCTGGATATGGTCTATTTCTTGCAAAACAAAAGTTATAAAGCAAAAATAAAAAATATCAGCTACGGCGGGCTTTTGTTTACCTGCGAATTATTTATACCTATAGAAAAAAATATCTACACAAATATTGTCTGTAGGATCCTTACGCAGAATGTGGATATCAGCGCCGTAGTCCAGGTGATCAGGGTGGAAAAAACAGGGGAAACCCAGTATAGCATCGCAGGTTTTTTTAATTTCATCACCGATGACGACAGGATGAAACTTACATTATTGCTGCAGCAGTAAATAAACATTCCTTTACTGCCTTTTAATATTAGTGATATAATTTGGTTAAAGTTATCCGGGCTTTTTTATGGAATTAACAGGAGGCCTGACAGGCTTTTTGAAATGATTAATAGAAGGAATTATGTACGTTATATTATGGAGGTAAAGGTATCTGTTAAGAGTGAAGGAGACGCTTCCAAAACCATGGTCGGAGAGGTATTGGATCTTAGCTCTATAGGATGGGGGGCCATTTTTAAAGAAAGTATTGCCATAAATACCATTATTCAGTTTGATTTAACCTCAAATTTTTTAGATGAGCATCTGGAAGGCAAGGCTAAAATCGTCCACGTGAGCCAGCAGAGAGAATCCGGCGGTAAAGGTTTCAGGATAGGCGTGGAGTTTATCCAAGTCGATAAAGGGATTGTTTCCAGATTTATCAGCGAGAAACAAAGAATAGCCCGGCAGGAGCAAATAAGGGTACTGGAGGTAGAAAGAAAAAAGCAGCAATCGCAAGGTTCAGATATCGGGCCTTTCTAGCTGCGGGTAGCATATAAATAAAAGAATCGCTTAGCAGGGAGAGAAGGATGAGAAAAGCCCTTGTTTTATTGTGTTTAGGATTAATCGGATGCGCAACATCTGCAAAGGAAACGCCGGTAGTTCCGGTATTTAGTGAAATGGAGATGGATAAGATTATTTCCACTTTTAGCGAAACAATAAAAAACAATCCCAACTATACCGGGGCTTATTACAACAGAGCAATGGCTTATTTTCATAAAAATAACTATGCGCAATGCTGGCAGGATGTCCACAAAGCAGAATCATTGGGTTTGAAATTTAGCGCTAATTTTCTAGCATCATTGAGAAAATCTTCGGGAAGGCAAGAGTAAATCCCTCCGATGGACGTAGACAAGCCGAAAGAAGCAATGAGAAAGAATAATTTATATATATTTACGGATGAAGCGGGTAGTTTTAAGTCATTCTCCGCGGATAAGCTAAAAAGCCTGTATTTGCCGCTTTGTAACCAAGTTTTAATGTCATCCATTTCTCCGGATTTACACGGAGATATAAAAAGCGGCCAGAACAGCTTTCTGCTTGAACCGGTTTCTCGGATCAACCTTTCTCTCTCCAGGGCCTCAAGGAATTTTTGGGTCTATATCAATCAAGATAAAATCTGGTCGGCTACCGGTGTTTCTAAAAACCAAAAGCAGCTCCAGCAGGATAAATTTTGGCTGGAGGCCGGCCAGCTTTGGCAGCGGATCAGCCGGGAAAATAAAAATATCGGATTAAAATCCTCAATTTTGTCTTTTGTACCCGCAGGCCCTGATGCGCTGGAGGTAATGCAGGTTACCCTTACCAATATCAGCAAAAAAAAGATCAGCTTTATTCCTTACGCGGCGATACCTTTATACTGCCGCAGTGCCGATAATTTACGGGATCACCGGCATGTAACTTCGCTGCTTACCAGAATTAAAGAAGAGAAGTATGGGATTAAAGTCAAGCCAACATTGCTTTTTGATGAATCCGGCCATAAGCCGAATCATACGGTTTATTTTGCGGCCGCTTGCGATAATCAGGAAAGACCGCCGCGGTATATTTACCCTACTCAGGAGAGCTTCTGCGGCGAGTCCGGGGACCTGGAAGCTCCGGAAGCTGTTTTTAAAAACAAGCTTCCTCGGAAAATATCGATTCAAGGTAGAGAGCCGATGGCCGCACTGCGTTTTACCGAAGTCACTTTGTCTCCCGGAGCCCAGGCAACTTACATTATTGTTATGGGGCTCAGCCAGAAGGACTCTAATCTAAGCTCCCTGATAAAAAAATTTGGCCAAAGCGCCAAAGTAGCCGCGCATTTTGAAAAAACTAAAAATTTCTGGCAGGGGCAGTCCAAGCTCCTGGATATTTCCAGCGGCAATAAACATTTCGACAATTGGTTGCGCTGGGTAAATATTCAGCCGGTGTTGCGAAAAATATTCGGCTGTTCATTTTTGCCGGATTTTGATTATGGAAAAGGCGGCCGGGGATGGCGCGACCTCTGGCAGGATTGCCTGGGGCTTATTTTAAATAACCCGCAGTCAGTGCGGCAGCTTTTAATCGATAATTTTTACGGGGTCAAGATCGATGGCTCTAACGCCACGATTATCGGCAAAAAACCGGGTGAGTTCATCGCCGACCGTAATAATATCAGCCGGGTGTGGATGGACCACGGAGTCTGGCCTTTGCTCACCCTGGATCTGTACATTCAGGAAACCGGGGACCTGGGAATCCTATTCGAATACGCGGCTTATTTCAGGAACCATCAAATAAACCGCGGCCGGGATATCGATTACCAATGGAACGCCTCCTATGGTCAACAACTAAAGACAAAATCCGGGAAAATTTATCAGGGTACTATTTTAGAGCATTTGCTGGTGCAGAACCTGGCGCAGTTTTATAATGTCGGCGCGCACAACCATGTCCGGTTGGAAGGCGCGGATTGGAATGACGGCCTGGATATGGCCAAAGAGAACGGAGAAAGCGCGGTCTTTTCTTCGATGTACGCGCAGAATCTTTCGACTTTAGCGCGACTGGCGCTTAAATGCGGCGCAAAAAGCCTGGAGGTTGCCGAAGAGTTAAAAATTTTATTTACTGATTTTGATTATCAAAACATAGCGCAGAAACACAAGATACTGGAAAAATATTTTTCTAAAACTAAAGAAAATATTTCCGGCAAAAAAATCCGCCTGGAGGCGGTTGTATTGAGCCGCCTCTTAAACAAAAAATCCCTTTGGATGAGGAAACATATTCAGAAGAGCGAGTGGTTGAAAGAAGGGTTTTTTAACGGATATTACGATAATTGTAAAAGGAAGGTGGATGGTAAAAGAGGAAATCTCTTGCGGATGACTTTGACCTCCCAGGTGTTCCCGATTATGAGCGGCGTAGCCAGCCCCGGGCAGATCAAGAAAATTTTAGCCAATGTTTACCGGTATTTATATGATGAACCTGTTGGGGGAATTCGTTTGAATACCGATTTTAAGAAAGAGCAGCATGATTTAGGCCGGGCATTTTCTTTTGCTTACGGAGATAAGGAAAATGGCGCGGTGTTTAGCCATATGGTAGTGATGTTTGCCTATGCCTTATATAAACAGAGTTATTCTCAAGAAGGATGGAGGGTTTTAAGTTCGCTATATAAAATGGCAGCCAATACCGCACGCAGCAAGATCTATCCCTGTCTGCCGGAATATTTTGACCTTAGCGGCCGGGGGATGTACAGCTATCTTACCGGTTCAGCCAGTTGGTTTATGCTTACTTTACTTACCCAGTCATTTGGAATCAGGGGGTTTGATGGGGATCTGCTTATTGAACCAAAGCTTTCCGCTGAACAATTTAAATCCGTTGATAAATTAAGCATCAGCCGTGTTTTTGCCGCAAGAAAGCTAAAAATAGTTTTCCTGAATCCTAAACGCCTGGGAGCGGGGAAATACCGCATCAAGCGTTTCCTGCTCAACGCGGAACAGTTACCGATCGAAGAAACCAGCCGGATAGTTGTGTCCAGAGAAGTTATTACCAGCTTACCGAAAGAAAAGCTTAATATAATTCAAGTACATCTAGGTTAATATGTACGCGGGTCCTGCCGATGACTGTTTTTCGGCCACCTGAAGTGGCCGCAAATCCAGTCATCGTCACCCGCTAATGGTATCCTGATACAATATTTTTGCTTTACAAGATATGCTAATGCCGTTATAATGTTTTCCGTTATCAATTTATTAAAAAGGAAAATAGATGAAAAATAAAGTCTTAAAATTGGGTTTACCTAAGGGCAGCCTTCAGGAATCTACTTTTAGGATGCTCAAGAAGGCCGGATTTAACGTCAACCTTCCCAGTTCGCGTTCTTATATCCCGTCGATAGATGATGTCGAAATCCAGGCAACTTTACTGCGGGCACAGGAGATGTCGCGCTATGTCCAGGACGGAGCTCTTGATTGCGGGATTACCGGCAACGACTGGATTCTTGAGAATAAATCCGATGTCGTCAGGATCGCGGATTTAACTTATTCCAAACAGAGCTTAAATAAAGTCCGGTGGGTTTTAGCCGTGCCGCAGGATTCCGGGATAAAAAAAGTCAAAGATTTAAACGGAAAGCGGGTGGCAACCGAATTGGTCAATGTCGCCAAAGATTATTTCCGGAAAAATAAAGTTAAAGTAGAGGTGGAGTTTAGCTGGGGGGCAACGGAGGTCAAGGTCAGCGCGGGTTTAGTTGATGCCATCGTTGAACTTACCGAAACCGGCAGTTCCCTGAGAGCCAATAAATTAATCGAGATTGCCACCCTTTGCGAATCGATCACCCAGTTTATCGCCAATAAGAGCGCTTACCAGGACAGTTGGAAGAAGGCCAAAATGGAACAGATTGCCCTGCTTTTAAAAGGGGCAATTGCCGCTGAAGAAAAAGTCGGCTTAAAGATGAATGTAAAAAAAGAAAATCTTAAAGCAGTCTTAGCCAGGCTTCCGGCATTAAAAAAACCCACAATTTCCGGCTTAAGTGATGACGGTTGGTTTGCCATCGAGACAATTATCGACGAGAAAGTTGTCCGGGTGCTTATTCCCGCGTTAAAAGCGGCGGGTGCCTGCGGGATCATTGAATATCCGTTGAATAAGGTTATTTACTAATCATAAGGAGATGTAGTTATGCCTTGCGGAAAGAAAAGAAAGAGACAGAAGATCAAAACCCATAAGCGTAAGAAATTACGCCGTCGTCTTCGTCACTTGAAGAAAAGAGCTTGGGGTGGTAAAGGTTAAATATCTTATCAGTGTAATCTGCCTTTGTCTTGCATTGGCCCTAACGGCATATCCTGTAGGCGCCTCAAATACAGATAGCGATGAAGCCAGGAGTTTAAGCCACTATATCCTGGGGGTTTATTATGACGACCTGGGAGATTTAGACAAGGCGATCCAAGAATATAAGAAAGCCCTTGCAGCCGACCCCAACAGCGCTTTATTACATTTAAATCTGGCATCAGTTTTCATTAAGAAGGACAAGACGGCTCTGGCAATTGAGCAGCTTAAGCAGTCTATCGGGCTTGCTCCCGAAGCCATTGAGCCGCATGTGATATTGGCGCTGGTTTACGCGGCGCAAAATAAAGCGGATCTGGCTACCCAGGAATATACGCTGGCGCTTAAAAACGCCGCTAGACTCCAACCCAAGAACATTGAAATTTACAAAAGCTTAGGCGTAATTTACCTGCAGCAAAAGAAATTAAAGGAAGCGGAAGGGATTTTTAAATTGATTGCGGGTATGGATCCGGCGGACCCGCAGGCGCATTTTTATTTAGGCAGTATTTATTTTGATTTAAAGGACAATCCTTCCGCAGAAAAAGAGCTTAATACCGCGTTAAAATTAAAGCCGGATTATCATGAAGCCCTGAATTTCCTGGGTTATTTTTATCTGGAACAGGATAAAAATATTAACCGGGCAGGCCAGCTGATCAGGAAGGCTTTGGTTTCTGAGCCGGAGAACGGCGCTTATATTGACAGCCTGGGATGGTTTTATTTCAAAAAAGGCAAGTTTAAAGACGCGCTGCGTGAATTGGAAAAAGCAGCTTCCTTGTTAAGCGACCCGACGATCTATGATCATCTGGGGGATACTTACCTTAAGCTCGGTGACCGCAACAACGCAAAATTAAACTGGGAGAAATCCCTGAAATTAGATTCTACGCAGGAAAATATAAAATCAAAACTGCTTAAGCTCACCAATAATGGCAAATAAACAATTAACCATCGAGGAGTTAGAAGCCAAAGCCAAAGTAACCCGGCGTTTAATTATTCAAATGCTGGCCAAGGCCGGCTCAGGGCATCCCGGAGGCAGCCTCTCAGCCGTGGATTTGATTACCGCGCTATATTTTAATGTTTTACGTTTTAATCCCCGCGATCCGCAATGGCCGGACCGCGACCGTTTCCATATGTCTAAAGGCCACTGCTGCCCGCTTTGGTATGCGGTATTGGCCCAAGCCGGTTACTTTGCGGAAGAAAAATTATTTACTTTGCGGCAATTAGGTTCAATTCTTCAGGGGCATCCTGATCGTAAAACACCGGGTGTTGAATCGGCATCCGGTTCTCTTGGCCAGGGGCTTTCGATTGCTTTAGGGATGAGCCTGGCCGCAAAAATAGATAAAAAAGATTACCGGGTTTATGTTTTATTGGGCGACGGAGAAATTCAGGAGGGCAATATCTGGGAGGCAGCGATGGCTTGCGGGCATTTTGGCTGCAGCAATATTTGCGCTATCCTGGATGCCAACGGCTGCCAGATCGACGGAAGATGCGAGGATATCATGGGCCTGGAGCCTTTGGCGGCTAAATGGCAGGCATTCGGCTGGCATGTCCTGGAGATCAACGGCCATGATATGCGCCAGATTTTAGCGGCTTATGAAGAGGCCAAAACAATCAAAGATAAACCGACAATAATTATTGCCCGCACGGTTAAAGGTAAAGGTGTATCTTTTATGGAAGGGGTAATTGGTTTTCATGGCCGGGCGCCTACTCCGGAAGAGGCCCAGAGGGCCTTAAAGGAATTAGCATAATGTCAGAGCAACTTTATCAGCGGGATATTTACGGCCAGATCCTAGTTAAGCTGGGTTCATTGAATAAAGATATTGTGGTTTTGGATGCCGATCTCTCCAGTTCTACCCGCACCAATCTTTTTGCCAAGCAATTTCCGGATAGATTTTTTAATCTTGGAGTAGCTGAACAGAATATGATGGCAACCGCGGCGGGATTAGCCAGCTGCGGCAAGACGGTTTTTGTTTCCACCTTTGCCGTATTTGCTTCCGGCCGCGCCTGGGATCAGGTAAGATTAGCCATAAGTTACAATAATTTTAATGTTAAGATTGTCGCCACCCACGCCGGCATTACCGTTGGACCGGATGGGGCCAGCCATCAGGCTTTAGAGGATATCGCTTTAATGCGCGCCCTGCCGAACATGAATATTATCGTCCCCTGCGACGGGCCCCAGACATCTGACGCGGTGGAGACCGCGGCAAATCATCCTGGGCCTTTTTATGTCCGTTTAGGCAGGTCCAAAGTTGCCACCATCGAGAATAAGGGTGAATTTAAATTTGGCCAAGCCCAGCTAATTTCTGAGGGCAATGATGTGGCTATCATTGCCTGCGGGATTATGGTTTCGGAGGCGTCTTTGGCGGTAAAGAATTTAGCTCAGAAAGGCATAAAAGCGCGCCTGATCAATATGCATTCCATCCGGCCCCTGGATAATGAAGTTATCCTTAAAGCGGCAAAAGAAACCAAGCTGATTATTGCTTGTGAAGAGCATAATATTATTGGAAGTTTGGCTTCTAGCATAGATGAGGTCGTGGCTGAGAATTTTCCGGTGAAGGTGATCCGCGTAGGCATACGTAATCGTTTTGGCCAATCGGGTGAGCCGCAAGAACTTCTAAAAGAATATAACTTGAGCAGTTCGGATATTGAGAAAGCGGTCCTGGCTAATATATAAAAACATAGGCGGCGGAAAAACAGAACCGTCCCCTAGTTTTAAATGAGCACTCTTATTGCCGTTGGTTATTAAATCCTTCGCTAAGTTAAATCTTTATCTGCAAATCCTGAATAAACGCAAGGATAATTTCCATAATTTAAATACTTTATTTTGCCGGATTGATTTAGCCGACACGCTGATCTTTAAAAAGCGCCAAGACGACTTAATTAAAATCAGGTGTAAGAATCCGGGTGTGCCTTCTGATAAAACCAATCTTTGCTGGCGCGCCGCTGAATTACTAAAGCGGGAATTAGATGTAGATTTTGGAATAGATATTGAGATTAGAAAGCGAATACCGGTTGGCGCGGGTTTAGGCGGGGGTTCTTCCAATGCTGCCGGTGTCCTTTTGGGGTTAAACCGGTATTGGAACCTGAATTTACCCAAGGCAAGGCTGGTAAAATTAGGGGCTAAAATAGGCAGCGATGTTCCGTTCTTTCTCTATGATACAAAGTTTGCTTTAGGAAGCCGGCGCGGAGATAAAATTAAACCGCTAACTTCTTTAGGTAAACTCAAGCTTTGGTTTATACTGGTTTATCCCAAAATCAAGGTTTCTACGCCTTGGATTTATCAGAAATTTGATGCTTTTTCTGGATTGACAAGGAGGCGGTGTAATGTTAAAATGTTGACTTCTGAGTTGCGGCAAAAAGGCAAGGGGATGAATGCCCAATGCCTTGTCAACGACTTAGAGATTGTTACCGCTAGCCTTTATCCTGTAGTTAACCAGGTTAAAAAAGCGTTTTCCGGCATAGGGTTAGAAAAAATAATGATGTCCGGAAGCGGGCCGGCAGTATTCGCGCTCTGTAATGGCCGCAAACAGGCTGGAGATTTATGCAGGAAATTAGCTAAAGCGCATAAATCCTGGCAAGTTTTTGTAAGTTCTACGGTTTAACAATCAGGAGGTAGGCGATGGAGGCCACTGAAATCAGGGTGATATTAAAGGATTCTCCGGATAAGAAATTGAAAGCGTATGCCACGGTTACTTTTGATAATGTTTTTGTGGTCAGGGATATTAAGGTGATCGAGGGCAGCGCGGGTTTATTTATTGCCATGCCTTCCCGTAAAGTAAAGCACTCTTGTCCTAAATGCGCCTTTAAAAATGAATTACGCAGTAAATATTGTAACCAGTGCGCCGCTCCTTTGCCGGTTGAAACCAACCTGCAACGCGGTGAAGAGATACCCAGCAGCCAGGCCGAGCATAAAGATATCGCCCATCCGATAACGCAGTCGTTTCGGGAAAATTTGCAGAAAAAAGTTTTAGAGGCTTATGTTCAAGAGAAAGACAAGGTGCATTCCGGTTCTGCCTTGGAGTAATTTTGGGACGTCGTCCAATGGTAGGACATCAGAATTTGGGTCTGACTATCATGGTTCGAATCCATGCGTCCCAGTGATAATATTAGGGGGACGTCCTCTGTGGGGACACCCCTTGCAGGAGGAAGATTTAATTTAGTTAGTAATATAATGGTTACGGTGTGATAGGGTGTCCCCTTGAGGGACGTCCCCCTTGAATATGAAAAAAGAGATTGCGGTAATAATTTTAGCGGCAGGCAAAAGCACGCGGATGAAATCCGAACTGCCCAAGGTATTGCACCCGCTTTGCGGCAGGCCGATGCTGGGTTATGTTTTGGATTTAGTCGCCGGCTTAAAACCAAAACAGGTGGTCGCGGTTTTAGGGTATAAGCATGATCTGGTGCGCAAAATTATCCCTAAAGGGATTAAAATCGCTATCCAGAAGAAACTTAGCGGAACAGCCGACGCGGTCAAAGCGGGGCTGTCGGCTTTAAAAGGTTTTAAAGGCACCGTACTTGTCCTTTACGGAGACAGTCCTCTCCTAAAAAAGGAGACGTTGAAGAAACTCCTGGATTACCATTTAGAGAATGATGTCGATGCCACCTTATTAACCGCAAAACTCAAAAAGCCCTTTGGGTACGGCCGGATTATGCGCGATAAATATTCCAGCATCTGCGGCATCGTCGAAGAAAAAGACGCCGATGAAGTGCAGAAAGATATTAAAGAAATCAATACCGGTATTATGGTTTTTAAAAAAGACAGCTTAGCCGGCAATTTAAAATACATCCGGCCGAATAACCGCAAAAAAGAATATTATTTAACCGACATAATCGAAATTTTAGCTAAAAAAGATTGTCTGGTTGACGGGGTAAGGGCCGAAGACGCCCAGGAAGCTTTGGGGATCAATACCCGCGCGGAATTGACTAAGGCCAATTCCCTTATGCAAAAAACCATTAATGATAAATTAATGCACAGCGGCGTGACTATTTTGGATCCGGCGTCCACCTTTATCAATTTCGGCACTAAAATCGGCATGGATACGGTGATTTATCCCTTTACAGTAATTGAAAGGGGTGTTAAAATTGGGAAGCGTTGTTCAGTAGGCCCTTTCGCGCACCTGCGTGAAGATGTCTCTCTTGGTGATAATGTGAGAGTCGGCAATTTTATTGAAGTGGTGCGTGCCAAAATCGGCGCTAAAACATTCGTTAAACACTTTTCTTATATCGGAGACAGTTCTGTCGGCTCCAGCGTTAATATCGGAGCAGGGACGGTTACGGCTAACTTTGACGGCCTCAAGAAAAATTACACGGTTATTGAGGATAATGTTAGTATTGGTTCAGATACCGTGATTGTTGCTCCGGTAAAAATCGGTAAATTCGCCATTACCGGCGCCGGCTCGGTAATTACTAAGAATATCCCGCAGAGGTCTGTTGCGGTAGGGGTTCCGGCCAGAATTTTAAAGAAACGGGGGAGGTAGGGATGGATAAGCTGGCAATTTTTAGCGGTAACGCAAACCCGGAGTTAGCCTGCGCTATCTGTAAAAATTTAAGGGTAAAATTACAGGATGCTTTAGTTGGCCGCTTCAGCGAAGGCGAAATACGGGTAAAGATCAATGAAAATGTGCGCGGCAAAGACGTTTTTATCGTGCAGCCGACCTGTCCGCCGTCAAATGATAACCTGATGGAATTATTAATTATGATTGATGCTTTGCGCAGGGCAAGCGCCAATAGGATTACCGCGGTCATTCCGTATTTTGGTTATGCCCGCCAGGACCGCAAGGATCAGCCGCGCGTGCCGATTACCGCCAAATTAGTGGCTAATCTTTTGACTACCGCCGGGGCAAACCGGATCCTGACCATGGATTTACATGCCGGCCAGATCCAGGGTTTTTTCGATATCCCCGTAGACCATCTTTTTTCCGTGAATGTATTCGTAGATTATTTTTCCAAAATGAATATCAAAGATTTGGTTGCCGTTTCTCCCGATGTGGGAAGTATTAAGATGGCCAGGGCTTACGCCAAAAGAGTCAGCGCGGACCTTGCGATTATTGATAAGCGCCGGGTCTCGCCCGAGAAAGCTGAAGCAATGCATATCATGGGTGAAGTCGAAGGCAAGAATGTGATTATTGTCGATGATTTAATTGCCACAGGCAGTTCGTTGGTGGAG
The nucleotide sequence above comes from Candidatus Omnitrophota bacterium. Encoded proteins:
- a CDS encoding transketolase, encoding MANKQLTIEELEAKAKVTRRLIIQMLAKAGSGHPGGSLSAVDLITALYFNVLRFNPRDPQWPDRDRFHMSKGHCCPLWYAVLAQAGYFAEEKLFTLRQLGSILQGHPDRKTPGVESASGSLGQGLSIALGMSLAAKIDKKDYRVYVLLGDGEIQEGNIWEAAMACGHFGCSNICAILDANGCQIDGRCEDIMGLEPLAAKWQAFGWHVLEINGHDMRQILAAYEEAKTIKDKPTIIIARTVKGKGVSFMEGVIGFHGRAPTPEEAQRALKELA
- a CDS encoding transketolase family protein, with translation MSEQLYQRDIYGQILVKLGSLNKDIVVLDADLSSSTRTNLFAKQFPDRFFNLGVAEQNMMATAAGLASCGKTVFVSTFAVFASGRAWDQVRLAISYNNFNVKIVATHAGITVGPDGASHQALEDIALMRALPNMNIIVPCDGPQTSDAVETAANHPGPFYVRLGRSKVATIENKGEFKFGQAQLISEGNDVAIIACGIMVSEASLAVKNLAQKGIKARLINMHSIRPLDNEVILKAAKETKLIIACEEHNIIGSLASSIDEVVAENFPVKVIRVGIRNRFGQSGEPQELLKEYNLSSSDIEKAVLANI
- the ispE gene encoding 4-(cytidine 5'-diphospho)-2-C-methyl-D-erythritol kinase, whose protein sequence is MPLVIKSFAKLNLYLQILNKRKDNFHNLNTLFCRIDLADTLIFKKRQDDLIKIRCKNPGVPSDKTNLCWRAAELLKRELDVDFGIDIEIRKRIPVGAGLGGGSSNAAGVLLGLNRYWNLNLPKARLVKLGAKIGSDVPFFLYDTKFALGSRRGDKIKPLTSLGKLKLWFILVYPKIKVSTPWIYQKFDAFSGLTRRRCNVKMLTSELRQKGKGMNAQCLVNDLEIVTASLYPVVNQVKKAFSGIGLEKIMMSGSGPAVFALCNGRKQAGDLCRKLAKAHKSWQVFVSSTV
- a CDS encoding septation protein SpoVG family protein encodes the protein MEATEIRVILKDSPDKKLKAYATVTFDNVFVVRDIKVIEGSAGLFIAMPSRKVKHSCPKCAFKNELRSKYCNQCAAPLPVETNLQRGEEIPSSQAEHKDIAHPITQSFRENLQKKVLEAYVQEKDKVHSGSALE
- a CDS encoding NTP transferase domain-containing protein; translated protein: MKKEIAVIILAAGKSTRMKSELPKVLHPLCGRPMLGYVLDLVAGLKPKQVVAVLGYKHDLVRKIIPKGIKIAIQKKLSGTADAVKAGLSALKGFKGTVLVLYGDSPLLKKETLKKLLDYHLENDVDATLLTAKLKKPFGYGRIMRDKYSSICGIVEEKDADEVQKDIKEINTGIMVFKKDSLAGNLKYIRPNNRKKEYYLTDIIEILAKKDCLVDGVRAEDAQEALGINTRAELTKANSLMQKTINDKLMHSGVTILDPASTFINFGTKIGMDTVIYPFTVIERGVKIGKRCSVGPFAHLREDVSLGDNVRVGNFIEVVRAKIGAKTFVKHFSYIGDSSVGSSVNIGAGTVTANFDGLKKNYTVIEDNVSIGSDTVIVAPVKIGKFAITGAGSVITKNIPQRSVAVGVPARILKKRGR
- a CDS encoding ribose-phosphate pyrophosphokinase; its protein translation is MDKLAIFSGNANPELACAICKNLRVKLQDALVGRFSEGEIRVKINENVRGKDVFIVQPTCPPSNDNLMELLIMIDALRRASANRITAVIPYFGYARQDRKDQPRVPITAKLVANLLTTAGANRILTMDLHAGQIQGFFDIPVDHLFSVNVFVDYFSKMNIKDLVAVSPDVGSIKMARAYAKRVSADLAIIDKRRVSPEKAEAMHIMGEVEGKNVIIVDDLIATGSSLVEAVGALKKAGAKTIYAAIAHGILSGPAIQRIDQCDGLEKLLISDSIPQSPEKSNPKIQVLSVANLLAEAIKRIHNEESVSCLFD